Proteins encoded in a region of the Candidatus Tanganyikabacteria bacterium genome:
- a CDS encoding DUF4382 domain-containing protein: MTFRPWKHVLPAILIASAAGCFAAGPGGLLDGLDLILTPQWVDPATLPAQAAEAGNPASGAGGATLAVGMGTPPTWRTAASGGTASPSPGPARWGTRVRGIPTWTCDLIAFKPVRIEVHRVSDTPAATSSAGAVDAGTGAQDAESNGGSASGGSWVSVPLASDSAAVDLAALTAGTGGLAAHVFGTAQLSPGHYNQIRFWGADRRSGRESAENAFHATTDAGRSITGCYKLPGQILIVNGEFDIRADQQTALYFNFDPHEALKIAGRRVILRPTAVSFEAVYTPAATTSSGT, encoded by the coding sequence ATGACGTTTCGACCATGGAAGCACGTCCTGCCCGCAATCCTGATCGCTTCCGCCGCCGGCTGTTTCGCGGCTGGACCGGGCGGATTGCTGGATGGCCTCGATCTCATCCTCACGCCGCAATGGGTCGATCCCGCCACGCTCCCGGCGCAGGCGGCCGAAGCGGGCAACCCGGCTTCCGGGGCCGGCGGCGCCACGCTTGCCGTCGGCATGGGAACCCCGCCGACCTGGCGCACCGCGGCTAGCGGGGGCACGGCTTCCCCGAGTCCGGGGCCAGCGCGCTGGGGAACCCGCGTGCGCGGCATCCCCACGTGGACGTGCGATCTGATCGCCTTCAAGCCCGTGCGCATCGAGGTGCACCGGGTGTCCGACACCCCGGCCGCGACGTCAAGCGCCGGCGCGGTGGACGCCGGCACCGGCGCCCAGGATGCCGAGAGCAACGGCGGATCCGCCTCGGGTGGAAGCTGGGTGAGCGTGCCGCTCGCGAGCGACAGCGCCGCGGTGGACCTGGCGGCCTTGACCGCTGGGACGGGCGGGCTGGCCGCGCACGTCTTCGGGACGGCGCAATTGTCGCCCGGGCACTACAACCAGATCCGCTTCTGGGGCGCCGACAGGCGGTCGGGGCGCGAGAGCGCGGAAAACGCATTCCACGCGACCACGGACGCGGGCCGCAGCATCACGGGATGCTACAAGCTCCCGGGCCAGATCCTCATCGTCAACGGCGAGTTCGATATCCGCGCCGATCAGCAGACGGCGCTGTACTTCAACTTCGATCCGCATGAGGCGCTGAAGATCGCGGGCCGGCGCGTGATCCTCCGGCCGACGGCCGTGAGCTTCGAGGCCGTCTACACGCCGGCCGCGACCACTTCGTCCGGCACCTGA
- a CDS encoding type II secretion system F family protein — protein sequence MPVVAQFVVLSCLCALAITVALFWSPRRDAIAARALELADDGDPMPREALLQRSFVERGVAPVVKAFADAARTFTPANRRAAIQREFTQAGIRHRHAVEFFLAVKAAALAAGLLLAWPAATGSGGVGVLLGAVTAAGGFVGPDLWLRGKAEARKAQLVRSLPQALDLITSCVEAGLGFDAAIQQILPALGPSDAELKSELTRFLADVSMGQSRFEALTDLAERCGIDEMKGLVAAILQSDMLGQGIGTCLRAQSLHLRTRRRQRAQEESMKAPVKMLIPLVTCIFPALFVVILGPAAIRIVDTLKLGGG from the coding sequence ATGCCAGTCGTAGCCCAGTTCGTCGTCCTGTCGTGCCTGTGCGCCCTCGCGATCACCGTCGCGCTGTTCTGGTCGCCCCGTCGCGACGCCATCGCGGCCCGAGCCCTGGAGCTTGCGGACGATGGCGACCCCATGCCCAGGGAGGCGCTGCTGCAGCGCTCGTTCGTCGAGCGCGGCGTCGCGCCCGTCGTCAAGGCCTTTGCGGACGCCGCCCGGACGTTCACGCCGGCCAACCGCCGTGCCGCCATCCAGCGCGAGTTCACGCAGGCCGGCATCAGGCACCGGCACGCGGTCGAGTTCTTCCTGGCCGTCAAGGCGGCCGCCCTCGCGGCTGGCCTGCTCCTCGCCTGGCCGGCCGCCACGGGCTCGGGCGGGGTCGGTGTGCTCCTCGGCGCCGTCACGGCCGCGGGCGGCTTCGTCGGGCCCGATCTCTGGCTGCGCGGGAAAGCCGAGGCGCGCAAGGCGCAGCTCGTCCGCTCCCTGCCGCAGGCGCTGGACCTGATCACGTCCTGCGTCGAGGCCGGCCTGGGCTTCGACGCCGCGATCCAGCAGATCCTTCCCGCCCTCGGGCCGTCCGACGCGGAGCTCAAGAGCGAGCTGACTCGGTTCCTGGCCGACGTGAGCATGGGCCAGTCGCGCTTCGAGGCCCTGACCGACCTCGCCGAGCGCTGCGGCATCGACGAGATGAAGGGCCTGGTGGCGGCCATCCTGCAGAGCGACATGCTCGGGCAGGGCATCGGGACCTGCCTGCGGGCCCAGAGCCTGCACCTGCGCACGCGGCGCCGCCAGCGCGCCCAGGAGGAGTCCATGAAGGCCCCGGTCAAGATGCTGATTCCGCTGGTGACGTGCATCTTCCCGGCGCTGTTCGTCGTCATCCTCGGCCCGGCGGCCATCCGGATCGTCGACACCCTCAAGCTCGGCGGCGGATGA